In the genome of Impatiens glandulifera chromosome 6, dImpGla2.1, whole genome shotgun sequence, the window GCTCCCATCAATCTTTCTGATCGTTTGAACCAAGTCCTTCGGTGGGCTTTGGGATCTGTTGAAATTTTGTTCAGTCGGCATTGTCCATTATGGTATGGATATGGTGGAAGGCTAAAGTGGCTTGAGAGATTTGCTTATGTCAACACAACCATTTACCCTATCACTTCCATACCACTATTGATGTACTGTACTTTGCCTGCCGTTTGTCTCCTTACTGGCCAGTTCATTATTCCACAGGTTAGTCATTTCTTCCccctctttcttttttattaaaatatggtataaaatcaaataattgattTGGTTTAAACATAACCACAAAAACATTGAATGGTAGCATATTAGTTTTTCAAGGCCATTTGATAAGTACCCACCTCCGAAAACTCAAATGATAAGATGCTAAGCAGGCGGTTCTATGTTAGGGCTCGGGTGGTcggaattttatttttacagtaGAAATGACATTACccctaatttcttaattttttcaatttaattcaaatgTTTGCTTCTCTAATTCATAGAAAAGAGGGCAAATTTTATTGACTCATTTATCCATaattttcttgtttattttttaagcacactccaattttttttcaaacccaTTTCAACTCAAATTCTTGGATTCGTTCCGGAAGCTATGAATTATGGGTTTACTACCCCTAAGGTTAAGATGCTAGCCAGGGCTAATGGGTTTACCACCCTAAAGTCTCAATTTTGATTATCTCAACTTATCTGGATTAAAGTTTACCCTAAAGTCTCAATTTTGATTCTCAACTTAGCTGGATTAAgttgtttttgacatgttgttTGAAGAAAAACAACTTTTTCCTTGTTAGTTGTTTTCAACTTTAGATATGTACCCATTTTGGGTAACTCAAATGACAAGATATGTCTGTTTGATTCTCATCGAAATCTTGATTAAAATTGGTATTATGCTTGGTTTGGACTTCATTTTGATAATGCATAGTTGGAAAAACGTAATCTTTAATGggttaattgaataaaaacttCAACTTTACATTGTTGATCTCACATTTCCTTTACAGATCAGTAACATTGCAAGTATCTGGTTCATATCCCTCTTTCTTTCCATCTTCGCAACGGGTATTCTAGAAATGAGGTGGAGTGGAGTAGGAATCGACGAATGGTGGAGAAACGAACAGTTCTGGGTCATCGGAGGTGTTTCCGCCCATCTATTCGCCGTCTTCCAAGGTTTACTCAAAGTCCTCGCCGGAATAGACACCAACTTCACCGTCACATCAAAGGCATCAGACGAAGATGGTGATTTCACAGAACTCTACTTGTTCAAATGGACAACACTTCTCATCCCACCCACAACCCTCTTAATCATAAACATCGTCGGAGTTGTCGCCGGAATATCTTACGCCATTAACAGCGGTTACCAATCTTGGGGTCCACTGTTCGGAAAACTGTTCTTTGCTTTCTGGGTGATCGTTCATCTTTATCCGTTCTTGAAAGGTCTTATGGGTAGACAGAATCGAACGCCGACCATTGTTGTGGTTTGGTCGATTCTGTTGGCTTCTATTTTCTCTCTGTTGTGGGTTCGTGTTGATCCTTTCACGACTAGGGTTACTGGACCGGATGTTCAACAATGTGGAATCAATTGCTAGAGGAGATGAAGGGTGTTTTTGTCTTTTTACTGTTCTCTAGttgatcaaatatttatatgtttgaatgtatgtataatatattattatatatggaaAGTCAAGAGAAAGTATTTAAttgttcattttattatttattatatattttgagaacttatttggaaacaattaaattaatgagATGTATTATTAAGAATTATTAGTTTGTGTTTCTTTTTATGTTTTACATATTAAGAAAGCCCCTAATTTAAAGGGTGtatctatttgttttgttttaaggGTGTATTATCTTGGAgtttatttgggttaaatgaaataaattttatttatttataaattattttttgataattttttttataggatattaatatatgatgataattttttttaattataaaatatcaaaatatatattttggatGAGAGAattaaatgatgtttgattttggttgaatgTAATGATATAGctttaattgttttgttttatttttttatttttattttttataataaatgagatgatatttgtgttactaattttacattaataaaatataattaaatatataatatcacaaatattttttttataattttttttaattatataaatttttaatataaaatttttaaaacaattcatatatatatatattaaaaagaataaaatcgTTTAGTCACAACAAATAATCCCATAAcagaatgaaaataagaaaagaatacAAACATGTTACCCAACGGACCGAGTTCATACCGAGTTCATAgatctttaaaaaaatgaataacccCCTACATACTCTACTGACTTTCTAGAatgaataataacattatgaaggATATAAAtcagacgactacgatcattaaaAATTCGACAATTTCTCTTAAACTAGATAGTCCATCAGAAAATAATTGGTTTgataatccaaataaatatttttgctATATCAACAACATAACAACTATTTAAAAATTCGAGCATCACCTACTGAATCCCAATCATACTCCACAAAAGGCTTCATATATTAGTCACCAttgacaatataaaaataagcgAGTCGCTGATTCCACCTCCCTTATGACACATATGACATCGATTTACCATAATGCAacttttttctttcataataCTATAAAATCCCGCGAGATGCCTCATAGAATCAAGAAGCCCTCAACCACACAACTATCAATTACATAAATATCTTACAATCCATTGATACCTCTTTCGAATTTAGTttcactaaaataatttatgccACAACTAAGAGTTCTAAATAGTGACTTAATAACACTTCTCTCCACACCATCATTGATTCCATAAATGTTCCcagcaataataataatcattgataaaatattcataataactCTTTCTCGGCTTCGAGATACACTTTCCCTCTTGTATATAACCCTGAGTAGATTATTTAGTTTCTTCAGCTAACAACGTTAGTAGATGTTTGATGAAAAGAGGGCTTTGGTAGAAAGTATACGAAAAGAGTGAGATCTCGCGTACATTGAGTCACATTTTAGTCTCTAATTTAATGACCTCTCTCTCAAGAGGAGACTGTTTCCATTCAACGTCATATTTTATGTTGAGAATTccattacaatatttttattgacaTCATAATCTAGCTAAGAATTCACCGATTCTTCATCGGACATATCGTGAATAAAAACtaacaattcattatttttaatttgagtaCAAATGATTATAATAGAGGTGATTTGAATTATGTCTTCCATAGGTGACCAACATCGTTTATCTACCTCATCAAATGTTTTTTGTTCTCGCAACAAATCCAAAATAGGATGGGGTGGATGCATTCAACTTTTGATACTTCACCACCTGCCCACACTCTTTTTTTTCGACATCTGAAGTGGCATCGCAACCCGAGGGTTGAAAAGACGGATATTGATCTCAACCTcactatattataatatatattatataaaatatcatttttataattcttttttgaaAACGGTCTATGTATTGTGTAAACACAACGATAAAACATGacgtgaaaaaataaaaaacaagaaaaaacgaTACTCAATAGGTTATCGAACTCGTAAATTCTCGAAAAGAACGATTAACTTCCTGACAGACTTTACTATTTTTCGAAATGAGTATTagaaaacgtcataataataacattataaatgatacgaaTCGGACGACTatgatcattgaaagttcgacgatttctctcaaaccagATAGTCTACCAAAAAGTAATTTggatgataacccaaatatgtagatCTGACACCTCAGTCGTATCAATTCAAACTTTCCTGTAACTACCtaaagactcgggcatcacacaaattccacaaaagacttcaaatactagTTATCCATCGACAACGCAAAAGTAAGCGAGTTGCCGATTCAACATCTTCATGATaatacgactaaccataatacacaATTTTTTAATGCACATATTATACGTAAGACTTTTATCGTGAATAACGCTTTAtccaaaaaatgagattttggatcgaatctttgactcccaaaatttttccccataaaaataTATGGAATCATTTCAGTGAACATTACAGGAATAATCGTAAATTTTTTTCCCGAAGTAGAACAAGACAAGTATGATAAAATGCATTTCCCGACAATTCGCTCCAATTGTTTCCCTACTTGGACttaattggtttaaaaaaactttcattttattttataaactaaccacttttttaataataaagaaataaaataaatattatgaacaaataaataaaaataatttagtgaaTTTCTTCTAACAAAGCTAATGAAATTTGTGTGCTTTGATAAACTAgagaatagtaaaaaaaaataaaaataacccgtttgattatttcaaaaacaaattttaaataatttatttaacaaaaaaaaatagtaataacaCATTTTGAATCTCTCcaaattatttccttatttttaaatttagaacagtttttttttttaacatttctctcatttcaaaattcataaataaataaaagacaagttgtaatttagttatatttgtATTCCATTTGCACTtgtaatcatatatatttttttaatatgaattcaATCACTAAGAATATCATccttctttatattttaaattaatatttagagAATTTATTAGTTATTACACTTCAAATTTTAGGATAATTGGACAGTTTAGATTTTCAATGGATCACTTTACAATCACAACTTTATATCAAACATACATATTCAAGGGATATATCAAACATACATATTCATGTATCCCAAAAATAGTGGACCTTTATTCATGAGACTAAGATATAGCTGATacaaacatgtttttcaaatataatttttctcaatCATATTATACAAATACTCTCCAAATAatataacatctaatatttcAACTTCTTTATGACAAGCATGACTCTCCCAATCACGACTTCAACTTTATCGTCCACAAAACCAAAATAAGTCCGTCTCCACGATTCCTTCATCATCAAAGTACCAAAGAATCCCCAAAAACCAACCGCGAATCCAAAACTCATACTAATGAAGAACCCCAATGCCCCAAACCAGTTTTTGTCCTCgtcatcttcatctttatcaTCATTAACATCGTGAGAATCACTGATATTCTCATCAACATCATCCGCGCATTTGATTGTCAAAGGATGCCCACAAAGTCTTGGATTATTGGCATAGATTGAAATATCATCCAATGAATTCAATTGATTACCAGTTGGTATTCTACCACTCAAATCATTATAAGACAGGTTAAGATGGTTCAAAGCCGTCAAAGAGGCTAAACTTTGTGGGATTGGTCCAAAAAGTTGGTTCTTCGACAAGTCTAATGTTTCAAGCCGACTTAGCCTTCCGATTTCATCGGGTACCCATCCGGTTAAACGATTCGAAGATAAATTCAATGTCCCAAGTCTTGAAAGATTTGTAACCGCCTTAGGAATCTCTCCCAAAAGATTATTTCCCGAAAGATCTATAGAATTCACAAGATAAAGAGTGCTCTGATAAAGAAGCTCTCTTCCTTTTGTCATAACCAACAATTCACCTTCATATCTTGCATCATCAATTCCAATTGCCATTCCAATCAAATTACCCACACAAAATGGAATATTCCCAGAAAGATTATTCTGAGCAAGGTCCAAAATGTGAAGATCAGAGAGGCTGCAAAGCTGGTTTGGAATATCCCCGACAAATCGATTCGATCTAAGCTTTAAAATGAAGAGATTCGACAGTTTCTCTCCTATCCATGAAGGAACCTCACCCGACAACATGTTGTTTCCGAGGTCTAGACTTAGGATATTCGTGCAATTCTGTAAAGAAGAAGGAATCTCTCCTTCGAGATTGTTATAATTTAACGATAGAAACATTAACGAGCTCAAAGATCCCATCGAAGTGGGTATTTTTCCAGTCAAGCTGTTGTTGGCCAAATCAACAGTCCAAATTAGTTTCAACTTGTCTTCCCAAATGAGAGGAATTTCTCCCGAaagattattgttcaaaactgTAATGCTTGTTAGGCTTTGTATGTCACCAAACGAAATGGGTATGTTTCCATGTAGAAGATTATTTGAAACACCAAAATTTTCCATCTTGGGATACAATTGGCCTATGTTAACTGGTAAAATTCCACTAAAGAGATTGTCACTCAAGTACAATGTTCTTACGTTTGAAGAAAACAGAGGAAGTGGACCCTCGAATCGATTAGACGACAAATCAAGAAATCCTTGACCTTCGAAAACAAATCTGTTTGGCACTTCACGGGTAAGATTATTGTTAGCCAATTCTAACCaagaaagtgtcaaatttaGATTTAGAAACCAATCTGGTATGGAATCAGAAATCATTGAATTCTTAAATACAAGGTAATTCAGTTTGTTCTGATTCCTCAGCCACTTTGGAAACCTCGGACCCACTTGACATGATTTGATATCGAGATATTCGAGTTTAAAAGGAGGAACCCAATTCGGATTTATGTCAATTACAAAgtttatcttttgagaatttgTAGTGGAAATCGACAATTCCTTTAAGCTCGAGAGATTAAACAAACTCTGTTCGGTTATGATCCCATTCCATGGATTTTTCGCAAGATCTAAAACCGACAAAGACGAGAGCTTTCCAAGACTTTTTGGAATCGACCCATTCAATTGATTGTCGGAAACAGAAAATTGTATTAAAGATGACAAATTTCCAATAGATTCAGGAATATCCCCAACAAAAGAATTAAGTTTCAAATCCAAATACTTCAAATTCCTCAAATGTTGAAATGGGTAGTTTGGAAGAAAACCACCCAAATGATTTGAGCTTAAATCCAATGATTCCAATCTACTTGTATTACCACACGACGAAAACCCATCGATAAATTCTCCTATCTCGCCTTCAATCCACGTTTCTGAAATTTGAAGTGTACGCAAACTACATAGCTTTCCTAGATTCTTTGGTAACTTCCCCGTGATTAACCCGTTATTCGATAAATCTATGTGTTGAATGTAATTCAACGAGGCTATACCATCGGGGATACTTCCTTCGAGTTCATTTGAACCGAGATCGAGGTAAGTAAGGCTAGTTAAGTTGAATAGCCACATGGGTATGGTGGATTTTTTGAAACCATTGTTGTATAATTCAAGAACAGAGAGTGAAGTGAGGTTAATGAATTGTAGTGATGAAGGAAGATTTGTGAGGCCACAAGAGGGTAAATGTAACTCTACTAGAGAAGGAAGTTTGTTTAAACTCTCGAGCCAATTGTTTGCTGCGAAACTAAGATTGACAGAGCCTAAATTAAGATGTTTCAATTTAGAAAGACTAGAAATCCATTTGAAATCATTTCCCAATACTAGATCATTGTTCATACTAAGATCCAAGTGTCTCAATTCCTTGAGATTGACAAGTGAAGAGGAATTGATGTTACCTGAAATTCCATTAGCAAAAGTGTTTTGAAGTTTGAGAGCGATGACTCGATTGGTTTTCTTATC includes:
- the LOC124943811 gene encoding receptor-like protein EIX1; translation: MVDQFKISIELFLLFSFSFQFLITNAKSCLEIERNSLLSFKHGLEDPSGMLSSWIVGVDCCQWESIECDKKTNRVIALKLQNTFANGISGNINSSSLVNLKELRHLDLSMNNDLVLGNDFKWISSLSKLKHLNLGSVNLSFAANNWLESLNKLPSLVELHLPSCGLTNLPSSLQFINLTSLSVLELYNNGFKKSTIPMWLFNLTSLTYLDLGSNELEGSIPDGIASLNYIQHIDLSNNGLITGKLPKNLGKLCSLRTLQISETWIEGEIGEFIDGFSSCGNTSRLESLDLSSNHLGGFLPNYPFQHLRNLKYLDLKLNSFVGDIPESIGNLSSLIQFSVSDNQLNGSIPKSLGKLSSLSVLDLAKNPWNGIITEQSLFNLSSLKELSISTTNSQKINFVIDINPNWVPPFKLEYLDIKSCQVGPRFPKWLRNQNKLNYLVFKNSMISDSIPDWFLNLNLTLSWLELANNNLTREVPNRFVFEGQGFLDLSSNRFEGPLPLFSSNVRTLYLSDNLFSGILPVNIGQLYPKMENFGVSNNLLHGNIPISFGDIQSLTSITVLNNNLSGEIPLIWEDKLKLIWTVDLANNSLTGKIPTSMGSLSSLMFLSLNYNNLEGEIPSSLQNCTNILSLDLGNNMLSGEVPSWIGEKLSNLFILKLRSNRFVGDIPNQLCSLSDLHILDLAQNNLSGNIPFCVGNLIGMAIGIDDARYEGELLVMTKGRELLYQSTLYLVNSIDLSGNNLLGEIPKAVTNLSRLGTLNLSSNRLTGWVPDEIGRLSRLETLDLSKNQLFGPIPQSLASLTALNHLNLSYNDLSGRIPTGNQLNSLDDISIYANNPRLCGHPLTIKCADDVDENISDSHDVNDDKDEDDEDKNWFGALGFFISMSFGFAVGFWGFFGTLMMKESWRRTYFGFVDDKVEVVIGRVMLVIKKLKY